One bacterium genomic window carries:
- a CDS encoding HEAT repeat domain-containing protein has product MAQQTFSHLANVAERAVGLVNQDKFHALRGYLTSQGVAFTRMNVRNLCLGYELYKPESVRLQSLFRITRFLDRDPLRHFHKDAARTPGIDAGLGECLADLHGKDRTLIDAATLDLGLYGDPMAVNALLDHLIAQGNGLGSVYLDVLPPADAKEWALAHLDDPDPAICRNAIRAAGDLKDPQAVSALMQILKNGRDRTLRKCAIGALGSIGDPRSVPLLVEMLRIPEFRSTARWALEQIDDPQAKSVIRTMERLDRDRTLHRDLYDAPNPKKPTMK; this is encoded by the coding sequence GTGGCCCAACAGACGTTCTCCCACCTGGCGAACGTGGCCGAGCGGGCGGTGGGGCTGGTGAATCAGGATAAGTTTCATGCCCTGCGGGGATACCTGACGTCTCAGGGGGTGGCGTTCACCCGCATGAACGTCCGCAACCTCTGTCTGGGATATGAACTCTACAAGCCGGAGAGCGTCCGTCTTCAGTCTCTCTTTAGGATAACGCGGTTCCTGGACAGGGATCCGCTCCGACATTTCCATAAAGACGCCGCTCGCACTCCTGGAATCGACGCAGGCTTGGGCGAATGCCTCGCCGATCTCCACGGCAAGGATCGGACTCTCATCGACGCAGCCACTTTGGACCTGGGTCTCTATGGAGACCCAATGGCGGTCAACGCCCTGTTGGATCATCTGATCGCCCAAGGCAACGGCCTGGGTAGCGTTTACCTGGACGTCCTGCCCCCGGCGGACGCGAAGGAGTGGGCTCTCGCCCACCTCGACGATCCCGATCCAGCGATCTGCAGGAATGCAATTAGAGCTGCAGGCGATCTCAAGGACCCTCAAGCCGTTTCGGCATTGATGCAAATTCTAAAAAACGGTAGGGACAGGACTCTCCGCAAGTGCGCGATCGGCGCCCTGGGAAGTATCGGAGACCCTCGGTCTGTCCCATTGCTTGTTGAAATGCTCCGAATCCCCGAGTTTCGAAGTACGGCCAGATGGGCCCTGGAGCAGATAGACGACCCTCAAGCTAAATCTGTGATCAGGACGATGGAGCGTTTGGATAGGGACCGCACTCTCCATCGGGACCTCTACGACGCGCCAAATCCTAAAAAGCCAACGATGAAATAA